In a genomic window of Candidatus Rokuibacteriota bacterium:
- a CDS encoding TPM domain-containing protein, giving the protein MRLSRPLLAVLLLAALAGAASAALPIPPPPDRRINDYAGVLSGDERKRLEDTLRARERESSNQIVVAVFRSLQGESLEDYSIRLAQAWRVGQKGLDNGVIFLVFLDDRKMRLEVGYGLESKLTDALASQILRQVVAPPFREGKVADGIAAGLDAIQQAIAGTYKAAPQDQAARARGFSPVQLMLLLIVVGGIFSIVISALYGSHIRRQGWTGGRRGWGGPIIFPGGGWGSGGSGGGGGGDFGGGGGGFGGGGASGDW; this is encoded by the coding sequence ATGCGCCTGAGCCGACCGCTGCTGGCGGTGCTGCTGCTCGCCGCGCTTGCCGGCGCGGCCTCGGCGGCCCTCCCCATTCCGCCGCCGCCCGACCGCCGGATCAACGACTACGCGGGCGTCCTGTCGGGCGACGAGCGCAAGCGGCTCGAAGACACGCTCCGCGCGCGCGAGCGGGAAAGCAGCAACCAGATCGTGGTCGCCGTCTTCCGCTCGCTCCAGGGCGAGAGCCTGGAGGACTACTCGATCCGGCTGGCGCAGGCCTGGCGCGTGGGACAGAAGGGCCTCGACAACGGCGTCATCTTCCTGGTCTTCCTCGATGACAGGAAGATGCGCCTCGAGGTCGGCTACGGCCTCGAGTCCAAGCTGACCGACGCGCTCGCGAGCCAGATCCTGCGCCAGGTCGTCGCGCCGCCCTTCCGCGAGGGCAAGGTCGCCGACGGCATCGCGGCCGGGCTCGATGCCATCCAGCAGGCCATCGCGGGCACCTACAAGGCGGCGCCGCAGGACCAGGCCGCCCGGGCGCGGGGCTTTAGCCCTGTCCAGCTCATGCTCCTCTTGATCGTTGTGGGCGGCATCTTCTCCATCGTGATTTCGGCACTCTACGGCTCGCACATCAGGCGCCAGGGCTGGACCGGCGGCCGGCGCGGCTGGGGCGGCCCCATCATCTTCCCCGGCGGGGGCTGGGGCAGCGGTGGTAGTGGCGGAGGCGGAGGCGGAGACTTCGGGGGCGGCGGTGGCGGCTTCGGCGGCGGCGGGGCGAGCGGAGACTGGTGA
- a CDS encoding LemA family protein translates to MKTALIVLGVVVLILLIGFGSLFGVYNGFVTAEQSVNEKWAQVQNVYQRRADLIPNLVETVKGFAAQEKTVLEEVTKARASVAGIKATPELLNDPVAFKKFQDAQNQLGGALSRLLVTVERYPELKSNQNFLALQSQLEGTENRITVERMRFNEAVRDYNTKIKLMPGALVAGMMGFKEKAFFEAAPGSETVPKVKF, encoded by the coding sequence ATGAAAACAGCATTGATCGTCCTAGGCGTCGTCGTCCTGATCCTGCTGATCGGGTTCGGCTCGCTCTTCGGCGTCTACAACGGGTTCGTCACCGCCGAGCAGAGCGTCAACGAGAAGTGGGCGCAGGTACAGAATGTCTACCAGCGCCGCGCCGACCTGATCCCCAACCTCGTCGAGACGGTCAAGGGCTTCGCGGCCCAGGAGAAGACCGTGCTCGAAGAGGTGACGAAGGCGCGGGCGAGCGTGGCGGGGATCAAGGCAACGCCGGAGCTGCTCAACGATCCGGTCGCCTTCAAGAAGTTCCAGGACGCGCAGAACCAGCTGGGCGGAGCGCTCTCGCGCCTCCTCGTCACGGTCGAGCGCTACCCCGAGCTCAAGAGCAACCAGAACTTCCTGGCGCTCCAGAGCCAGCTCGAGGGGACGGAGAATCGCATCACCGTGGAGCGCATGCGCTTCAACGAGGCCGTGCGCGACTACAACACGAAGATCAAGCTGATGCCCGGCGCGCTCGTCGCCGGGATGATGGGCTTCAAGGAGAAGGCGTTCTTCGAGGCGGCGCCCGGCAGCGAGACGGTCCCGAAAGTGAAGTTCTAG
- a CDS encoding NADH-quinone oxidoreductase subunit C: protein MTRLPQLRTALAERLTDRVTDVRVVRDNELHCSVRAPAVPALAELLRAGFGAELVFMAAADRRADRGVFEVHYLFGPEREDWFLHATAAVPAEAPAITSLATLHYPASRFEREVYDLFGIVAEGHPDPRPLVRHAFWPADFFPLRKDAAPREFTDDGRAFPFTEVGGEGVYEIPVGPVHAGVIEPGHFRFSVVGETIIDMKSRLYFTHKGTEKLFEGRQPAAGVELAERVSGDTTVGHALAFCQALEAAAGTVVPDRARYLRVVLLEMERLYNHVADFGMIANDTGYAVAHSHCFRIRERLLRLNKRLTGNRLLRGGVVPGGVGRDLPADLDLAGEVGAALEDFEEIVALSLANTLVLDRLDGTGRLTTRTARDHGVLGYVARASGIDADVRRDHPFAAYGDLTFRVPVFATGDVKARTLVRVEEARESVRLIHEAIARMPTGRLTAPLGSLPAFEPAWSFVEGWRGAIVHWVMADAAGLLYRVKIMDPSFLNWRPLSYALLKNIVPDFPLCNKSFNQSYSGNDL from the coding sequence ATGACGCGCCTGCCGCAGCTGAGGACGGCGCTCGCCGAGAGGCTCACCGATCGTGTGACCGACGTGCGCGTGGTGCGGGACAACGAGCTCCACTGCTCGGTCCGCGCTCCTGCCGTCCCCGCGTTGGCGGAGCTCCTCCGCGCCGGGTTTGGCGCCGAGCTGGTGTTCATGGCCGCAGCCGACCGGCGCGCGGACCGCGGGGTCTTCGAGGTCCACTATCTCTTCGGGCCCGAGCGGGAGGACTGGTTCCTCCACGCCACCGCCGCCGTGCCCGCGGAGGCCCCCGCTATTACGTCGCTGGCCACGCTCCACTACCCGGCCTCGCGCTTCGAGCGGGAAGTTTACGACCTCTTCGGGATCGTTGCCGAGGGCCATCCCGACCCGCGGCCGCTCGTGCGCCATGCCTTCTGGCCGGCCGACTTCTTCCCGCTGCGGAAGGACGCGGCGCCCCGCGAGTTCACCGACGACGGGCGCGCTTTCCCGTTCACCGAGGTGGGCGGCGAGGGCGTGTACGAGATCCCGGTGGGCCCGGTGCATGCCGGCGTGATCGAACCGGGGCACTTCCGTTTCAGCGTGGTGGGCGAGACCATCATCGACATGAAATCGCGCCTGTACTTCACCCACAAGGGCACCGAAAAGCTCTTCGAGGGCCGGCAGCCCGCGGCGGGCGTCGAGCTGGCCGAGCGCGTCTCCGGCGACACCACCGTGGGCCACGCGCTGGCGTTTTGCCAGGCCCTGGAGGCCGCCGCCGGGACCGTCGTGCCGGACCGGGCGCGCTATCTTCGCGTCGTGCTCCTCGAGATGGAGCGGCTCTACAACCACGTGGCCGACTTCGGCATGATCGCCAACGACACGGGCTACGCGGTCGCCCACTCCCACTGCTTCCGGATCCGCGAGCGCCTGCTGCGGCTCAACAAGCGTCTCACGGGCAACCGGCTGTTGCGCGGCGGTGTCGTCCCAGGCGGCGTGGGCCGGGACCTGCCCGCCGATCTCGATCTGGCGGGCGAGGTCGGGGCGGCCCTCGAGGACTTCGAGGAGATCGTGGCGCTGAGCCTGGCGAACACGCTCGTCCTGGACCGCTTGGACGGGACAGGCCGACTGACGACGCGCACGGCGCGGGACCATGGGGTCCTGGGGTATGTCGCCCGCGCTTCGGGCATCGACGCCGACGTGAGGCGTGACCACCCCTTCGCCGCGTACGGTGACCTCACCTTCCGCGTCCCCGTGTTCGCCACGGGGGACGTCAAGGCGCGCACCCTCGTGCGGGTGGAAGAGGCCCGCGAATCGGTGCGCCTGATCCATGAGGCCATCGCGAGAATGCCGACGGGGCGATTGACGGCCCCGCTCGGCTCCCTCCCGGCATTCGAGCCCGCGTGGAGCTTCGTCGAGGGCTGGCGGGGCGCCATCGTGCACTGGGTCATGGCCGACGCGGCGGGCCTGCTCTACCGCGTCAAGATCATGGACCCGTCTTTCCTCAACTGGCGGCCGCTGTCCTACGCGCTCCTCAAGAACATCGTTCCGGACTTTCCGCTCTGCAACAAGTCCTTCAACCAGTCCTACTCCGGCAACGATCTGTAG